The proteins below are encoded in one region of Paenibacillus sp. YYML68:
- the rplJ gene encoding 50S ribosomal protein L10, producing the protein MANAKIIEQKAAQASEVSEKLKTNSCTIVADYRGLNVAEVTELRKQLREAGIEFQVIKNTVVRRATASAELTELDSYLTGPTAIAFSKDDIIAPAKILTGFAKKHEALEVKGGVVEGKVVGYDQLKALADLPSREGLLSMLLSVLQAPMRNFALAVKAVADKQEEGGAQA; encoded by the coding sequence ATGGCAAACGCAAAAATTATTGAGCAAAAAGCGGCTCAGGCATCTGAAGTGTCCGAGAAGCTGAAGACGAATTCCTGCACGATCGTAGCAGACTACCGTGGCTTGAACGTTGCTGAGGTAACGGAGCTTCGTAAGCAGCTTCGTGAAGCTGGCATTGAGTTCCAGGTTATCAAGAACACGGTCGTTCGTCGTGCGACTGCAAGTGCGGAGTTGACAGAGCTTGACTCCTACTTGACAGGTCCTACTGCCATTGCTTTCAGCAAGGACGATATTATCGCTCCAGCTAAGATCTTGACTGGCTTCGCGAAGAAGCACGAGGCTCTTGAAGTCAAGGGTGGCGTTGTTGAAGGTAAAGTTGTAGGCTACGACCAACTCAAAGCACTGGCAGACCTGCCTTCCCGCGAAGGTCTTCTGTCCATGTTGCTCAGCGTTCTTCAAGCTCCTATGCGCAACTTCGCCCTTGCGGTTAAGGCTGTTGCTGACAAGCAAGAAGAAGGCGGCGCACAAGCTTAA
- a CDS encoding class I SAM-dependent methyltransferase: MSEHYYTSKPTAEHDLHTVEEVLRGRKLRFVTDAGVFSKKGIDFGSKLLIETMVLKPDARVLDVGCGYGPIGISAALLMTSGHVTMVDINERAIALAKLNLERNGVEQAEVLQSDKLEQVMDRQFDAVLTNPPIRAGKETVHHIFEQAYEVLVPGGDLWVVIQKKQGAPSAVKKLEELFSAVEEVERDKGYWIIKATK; this comes from the coding sequence GTGTCGGAGCATTACTATACGTCGAAGCCTACAGCCGAGCACGACTTGCATACGGTTGAGGAAGTGCTGCGCGGCCGCAAGCTGCGCTTTGTTACGGATGCCGGTGTTTTCTCAAAAAAAGGGATCGACTTCGGCTCGAAGCTCTTAATCGAAACGATGGTGCTGAAGCCAGATGCTCGGGTGCTGGACGTCGGCTGCGGGTACGGTCCGATCGGCATTAGTGCTGCATTGCTTATGACAAGCGGTCACGTCACGATGGTGGATATTAATGAACGGGCGATTGCTCTTGCCAAGCTGAATCTCGAGCGCAATGGTGTAGAACAGGCCGAAGTGCTGCAGAGCGATAAGCTGGAGCAGGTGATGGACCGGCAGTTTGATGCGGTGCTGACGAATCCGCCTATACGAGCAGGCAAAGAGACGGTGCATCATATATTCGAGCAAGCATATGAGGTACTGGTACCGGGCGGTGACCTATGGGTCGTCATTCAAAAAAAGCAAGGTGCGCCCTCGGCGGTCAAGAAGCTTGAGGAGCTGTTCTCAGCGGTCGAAGAGGTTGAACGAGATAAGGGGTATTGGATTATAAAGGCAACAAAATAA
- the cysS gene encoding cysteine--tRNA ligase — protein MALKIYNTLTRTKDEFIALEPGKVKMYVCGPTVYDYIHIGNARPAIFFDVVRRYLESIGYEVTFVVNFTDVDDKLIKKAAEMGVTVPEVADLFVQKYYEDTKALGIREATVHPRVTQNMTEIIEFISALEEKGLAYEAGGDVYFRTARFEEYGKLSQQNLEELQFGIRVDVDQRKESPQDFVLWKAAKPGEISWSSPWGEGRPGWHIECSAMVRKYLGDTIDIHGGGQDLAFPHHECEIAQSEGLTGHAMSRYWMHNGFVNINNEKMSKSLGNGISVHQLLKKLEPEVFRYFMLSGHYRNPLNFSDEAVEQAKGSLARIENCIAALKHRLKTARPGEIEPELAAAVNEAKAQFEAKMNDDFNTPDAITAVFELVNAANPYANSQGEVSAATIELLLGQFAVMNDVLGIIAPESEELLDSEIEQLIVERTEARRTKNWARADEIRNLLTERGIILEDTAQGIRWRRA, from the coding sequence ATGGCACTTAAAATATACAACACGCTGACGCGAACCAAGGATGAATTCATCGCTCTTGAACCGGGTAAAGTGAAGATGTATGTGTGCGGTCCGACCGTATATGATTACATCCACATCGGCAATGCGCGGCCTGCGATTTTCTTCGATGTCGTGCGCCGTTACCTGGAATCGATCGGTTATGAGGTGACGTTCGTTGTGAACTTTACCGATGTTGACGATAAGCTGATTAAGAAGGCAGCCGAGATGGGGGTTACGGTACCAGAGGTTGCTGACCTGTTCGTCCAAAAGTATTACGAGGACACGAAGGCGCTCGGCATTCGAGAGGCTACTGTTCATCCGCGTGTCACGCAAAATATGACGGAGATCATTGAGTTCATCTCAGCACTTGAGGAGAAGGGGCTCGCTTACGAGGCAGGCGGCGATGTGTACTTCCGTACCGCTCGCTTCGAGGAGTACGGCAAGCTGTCGCAGCAAAATCTGGAGGAGCTGCAATTCGGCATTCGCGTCGATGTCGATCAGCGCAAGGAGAGTCCGCAGGACTTCGTGCTATGGAAGGCAGCGAAGCCCGGTGAGATCAGCTGGTCGAGTCCTTGGGGTGAAGGGCGTCCGGGGTGGCATATCGAGTGCTCGGCGATGGTGCGCAAATATTTGGGCGACACGATCGACATTCACGGCGGCGGTCAAGACTTGGCGTTCCCGCATCATGAGTGTGAGATTGCACAGTCTGAAGGGCTGACCGGTCATGCGATGAGCCGCTACTGGATGCACAACGGCTTCGTCAATATTAATAACGAGAAGATGTCCAAGTCGCTCGGCAACGGCATCTCCGTACATCAGCTGTTGAAGAAGCTGGAGCCCGAGGTGTTCCGCTACTTCATGCTGTCGGGGCATTATCGTAATCCATTGAACTTCAGCGACGAAGCGGTTGAGCAGGCGAAGGGCAGTCTCGCTAGAATCGAGAACTGTATCGCCGCGCTGAAGCATCGGTTGAAGACGGCGCGCCCGGGCGAGATCGAGCCGGAGCTGGCCGCAGCGGTCAACGAGGCGAAGGCGCAATTCGAGGCGAAGATGAACGATGACTTCAACACGCCGGATGCGATTACGGCTGTATTCGAGCTCGTGAACGCGGCGAACCCGTACGCCAATTCACAAGGTGAAGTGAGCGCGGCAACGATTGAGCTGCTGCTCGGTCAATTCGCTGTGATGAATGACGTGCTCGGCATTATCGCACCAGAATCCGAGGAGCTGCTGGATTCAGAGATTGAGCAGCTCATCGTCGAGCGGACCGAGGCGAGACGGACGAAGAATTGGGCGCGCGCCGATGAAATTCGTAATTTGCTGACGGAGCGGGGCATCATTCTCGAGGATACCGCACAAGGTATACGTTGGCGGCGCGCATGA
- the rplA gene encoding 50S ribosomal protein L1, giving the protein MAKHGKKYLEVAKLVEAESFYEPLEAIELVKKTARAKFDETVEVAVRLGVDPRKQDQAVRGVVVLPNGTGKTKRVLVFAKGEKAKEAEAAGADFVGDQDMINKIQQGWFDFDVCVATPDMMSEVGKLGRILGGKGLMPNPKAGTVTFDVSKAVQEIKAGKIEYRLDKAGQIHAPIGKVSFDAEKLAENFKALIDALNRAKPAAAKGVYLKNIAVSSTMGPSVRINASGQR; this is encoded by the coding sequence GTGGCTAAACACGGCAAGAAGTACTTGGAAGTAGCCAAGCTTGTAGAAGCAGAATCGTTCTACGAGCCGCTTGAGGCTATTGAGCTCGTGAAGAAAACTGCGCGCGCAAAATTCGACGAGACGGTTGAAGTTGCAGTGCGCTTGGGCGTAGACCCTCGTAAGCAAGACCAGGCTGTTCGCGGCGTGGTTGTATTGCCTAACGGCACAGGTAAAACTAAGCGTGTTCTCGTATTCGCAAAGGGCGAAAAGGCTAAGGAAGCGGAAGCAGCTGGTGCTGATTTCGTCGGCGATCAGGACATGATCAACAAAATCCAGCAGGGCTGGTTCGACTTCGATGTCTGCGTAGCAACACCAGACATGATGAGTGAAGTTGGTAAGCTCGGTCGTATCCTCGGTGGTAAAGGTTTGATGCCGAATCCGAAGGCCGGTACGGTTACGTTCGACGTATCCAAAGCGGTTCAAGAGATCAAGGCTGGTAAAATCGAATACCGTCTGGACAAAGCCGGTCAAATTCATGCTCCAATCGGGAAGGTTTCCTTCGATGCTGAGAAGCTCGCTGAAAACTTCAAAGCCCTGATTGACGCGTTGAACAGAGCGAAGCCTGCGGCTGCTAAAGGTGTATACCTGAAGAACATTGCGGTATCTTCCACAATGGGCCCAAGCGTACGCATCAACGCATCCGGCCAGCGCTAA
- a CDS encoding Mini-ribonuclease 3: MSDRTSDETLYDPFGLQLFECPPAKEPHLLNPIVLAYIGDAVYEVFVRKYVISLPNHKPNHLHKLSTQYVSAKAQARSLTRLLPHLTEEEADIVKRGRNAKSGTTAKNADVLEYRHSTAFECLIGYLYYKKSWERLHAVLQLSLEKDSSV; this comes from the coding sequence ATGAGTGACCGTACGAGCGACGAGACGCTGTATGACCCGTTCGGTCTTCAATTATTCGAATGTCCGCCAGCGAAGGAGCCGCATCTGCTCAATCCGATCGTACTCGCGTACATCGGTGATGCGGTGTATGAGGTGTTCGTGCGTAAATATGTCATTTCGCTGCCGAATCATAAGCCGAACCATCTGCACAAGCTCTCGACGCAGTACGTGTCTGCGAAGGCTCAAGCGCGATCGCTGACGCGCCTTCTCCCACATCTGACCGAGGAGGAGGCAGACATCGTGAAGCGGGGACGCAATGCGAAGTCGGGAACGACGGCGAAGAACGCTGATGTGCTGGAATACCGCCACAGCACCGCCTTCGAATGCTTGATCGGTTACTTGTATTACAAGAAGAGCTGGGAGCGGCTGCACGCGGTGCTGCAGCTATCTCTGGAGAAGGACTCGTCAGTCTAA
- the secE gene encoding preprotein translocase subunit SecE: protein MSLLAKVKQGFGSTFSFFGDSWSELKKVKWPSRKELISYTLVVLFTVIFVTVYFYVLDLGISELLRLVF, encoded by the coding sequence GTGTCCTTATTGGCTAAAGTGAAGCAGGGATTCGGCAGCACGTTCTCATTTTTTGGGGACAGCTGGTCCGAATTGAAAAAAGTCAAGTGGCCCAGCCGTAAAGAACTGATTAGTTACACGCTGGTCGTGTTGTTTACGGTCATCTTTGTGACGGTGTACTTCTACGTTCTGGACTTAGGAATTTCTGAGCTGCTTCGCCTCGTGTTTTAA
- the rlmB gene encoding 23S rRNA (guanosine(2251)-2'-O)-methyltransferase RlmB, with product MEEEYIGGKHSVLEALRSGRTIHKIWIAEQAQKQLTQPIIAEAKQHGVIVQVADKRKLDQLAAGVQHQGVVAQVAAYAYAEVDDLLERAAARNAQPFLLILDEIEDPHNLGSILRTADCTGVHGVIIPKRRAVGLTATVSKTSAGALEYVPVARVTNLAQTIEQLKERGVWIAGADVGAKAPIYKTNLNLPIAIVIGNEGKGIGRLIRERCDFLLQLPMFGQINSLNASVAASVFMYEVVRQRLAAQG from the coding sequence GTGGAAGAAGAGTATATTGGTGGGAAGCACTCCGTATTAGAGGCGCTCCGATCTGGAAGAACGATTCATAAGATATGGATTGCCGAGCAGGCTCAGAAGCAGCTGACGCAGCCGATTATTGCCGAGGCGAAGCAGCATGGCGTCATCGTACAGGTGGCGGATAAGCGCAAGCTCGACCAGCTGGCGGCAGGCGTGCAGCATCAGGGCGTCGTTGCACAGGTGGCAGCTTACGCCTACGCGGAGGTTGACGATCTGCTGGAGCGCGCGGCTGCGAGGAACGCACAACCGTTCCTGCTCATCCTCGATGAGATCGAGGACCCGCACAACCTCGGGTCGATTCTGCGGACGGCGGACTGCACCGGTGTACACGGTGTCATTATTCCGAAGCGACGTGCGGTCGGCTTGACCGCTACCGTCTCGAAGACATCGGCGGGTGCGCTCGAGTATGTGCCGGTTGCTCGGGTGACGAACCTAGCGCAGACGATTGAGCAGCTGAAGGAGCGGGGGGTATGGATTGCAGGGGCGGACGTCGGGGCGAAGGCTCCGATATACAAGACGAACCTGAATCTGCCTATCGCGATCGTTATCGGGAATGAAGGGAAAGGAATCGGCCGACTCATTCGCGAGAGATGCGACTTCTTGCTGCAGCTGCCGATGTTTGGACAAATTAATTCGCTTAACGCCTCGGTCGCCGCTTCGGTGTTCATGTACGAGGTGGTGCGCCAGAGGCTGGCCGCGCAAGGCTAG
- the rplK gene encoding 50S ribosomal protein L11, producing the protein MAKKVIKMVKLQVSAGKANPAPPIGPALGQAGVNIMQFCKEFNARTADQAGLIIPVVITVFEDRSFTFETKTPPAAVLLRVAAGIERGSGEPNKKKVATVKRSKVREIAEQKMPDLNAASVEAAMRMVEGTARSMGVVIED; encoded by the coding sequence ATGGCAAAAAAGGTTATCAAAATGGTGAAGCTGCAGGTTTCTGCAGGTAAAGCGAACCCGGCGCCGCCGATCGGTCCTGCACTCGGTCAAGCGGGTGTTAACATCATGCAGTTTTGTAAGGAGTTCAACGCTCGTACTGCGGATCAGGCTGGTCTGATCATTCCGGTCGTGATTACAGTGTTCGAGGATCGTTCCTTCACGTTCGAGACGAAGACGCCACCGGCTGCTGTACTGCTTCGCGTTGCTGCAGGAATCGAAAGAGGTTCCGGCGAGCCTAACAAGAAGAAGGTTGCAACAGTTAAGCGTTCGAAGGTTCGTGAAATCGCTGAGCAGAAGATGCCTGACCTGAACGCTGCATCCGTCGAGGCTGCAATGCGCATGGTTGAAGGTACAGCTCGCAGCATGGGCGTCGTAATCGAGGACTAA
- the rpmG gene encoding 50S ribosomal protein L33 has product MRVIITLACTNCKQRNYTSSKNKRNHPDRMELKKYCKFCNEQTAHRETR; this is encoded by the coding sequence ATGCGGGTGATCATCACGTTAGCGTGCACAAACTGCAAGCAAAGAAACTATACGTCTTCCAAAAATAAGCGCAACCATCCTGACCGCATGGAGCTCAAGAAATATTGCAAGTTTTGCAATGAACAAACCGCTCATCGCGAAACTCGCTAA
- the rplL gene encoding 50S ribosomal protein L7/L12, whose amino-acid sequence MSKEQILEAIKGMTVLELNDLVKAIEEEFGVTAAAPVAVVAGGGAAEVAEQTEFDVILTSAGASKINVIKVVREITGLGLKEAKDLVDNAPKALKEKVGKEEAEAVKAKLEEAGAAVEVK is encoded by the coding sequence ATGAGCAAAGAGCAAATCCTTGAAGCCATTAAAGGCATGACAGTACTCGAGTTGAACGACCTGGTTAAAGCAATCGAAGAAGAGTTCGGCGTAACAGCAGCTGCTCCAGTAGCAGTAGTAGCTGGCGGCGGCGCTGCTGAAGTTGCAGAGCAAACTGAATTCGACGTAATCTTGACAAGCGCTGGCGCTTCCAAGATCAACGTTATCAAGGTTGTTCGCGAAATCACAGGTCTTGGTCTGAAAGAAGCAAAAGACCTTGTTGACAACGCACCAAAAGCACTGAAAGAAAAAGTAGGTAAAGAAGAAGCAGAAGCAGTTAAAGCGAAGCTTGAAGAAGCAGGCGCTGCTGTAGAAGTGAAGTAA
- a CDS encoding NYN domain-containing protein, which produces MIQELLIVDGYNIIGAWPELQRLKDISLEEARDRLIQIMSEYQSFSGTKTIIVFDAYYVPGLGKTYLHSKLPVYFTKEKETADELIERLVTAHIGRRKQIYVATSDMIEQHVIFGKGAFRVPASELLQKVRLARQDIRKKIHEETTVKRNTFDSRLNDELRKRLEDLRRGK; this is translated from the coding sequence ATGATACAAGAACTATTAATTGTGGACGGATACAACATCATTGGAGCATGGCCCGAGCTGCAGAGGCTGAAGGACATCAGTCTGGAGGAGGCTCGGGATCGGCTTATTCAGATTATGTCGGAATACCAGTCGTTCTCAGGGACGAAGACGATTATCGTCTTCGATGCGTATTATGTGCCAGGCCTCGGCAAGACGTATTTGCACAGCAAGCTTCCGGTCTACTTCACGAAGGAGAAGGAGACGGCGGATGAGCTGATCGAGCGTCTCGTGACCGCGCATATCGGCAGGCGTAAGCAGATCTATGTCGCGACCTCGGATATGATCGAGCAGCATGTCATCTTCGGCAAGGGCGCCTTCCGCGTTCCGGCTAGCGAGCTGCTGCAGAAGGTGCGACTGGCAAGGCAGGATATACGGAAGAAGATTCACGAGGAGACGACGGTGAAGCGCAATACGTTCGATAGCAGGCTGAACGACGAGCTGAGGAAGCGTCTGGAGGACTTGCGTCGAGGGAAATGA
- the sigH gene encoding RNA polymerase sporulation sigma factor SigH: MSVDLRDLRMCEYDLKADEVLVEAVREGDSDALEYLINKYRNFVRAKARSYFLIGADREDIVQEGMIGLYKSIRDFRGDKLASFKAFAELCITRQIITAIKTATRQKHIPLNSYVSLDKPIYDEESDRTLLDVICGSRVSDPEELIINQEEFSGLEDKMGEILSDLERKVLMLYLDGRSYQEIAVDLDRHVKSIDNALQRVKRKLEKYLEVRDA, from the coding sequence GTGAGTGTCGACCTCAGAGATTTGAGAATGTGCGAATACGACCTCAAGGCAGACGAGGTTTTAGTCGAAGCGGTCCGTGAAGGCGATAGCGATGCGCTGGAATACTTGATTAACAAGTATCGTAACTTCGTGCGTGCCAAGGCTCGCTCCTACTTTTTGATTGGAGCTGATCGCGAGGATATCGTACAGGAGGGCATGATCGGTCTGTATAAGTCGATTCGTGACTTCCGTGGCGATAAGCTTGCGTCGTTCAAGGCTTTCGCCGAGCTGTGTATTACCCGTCAGATCATTACAGCCATTAAGACGGCTACCCGACAGAAGCATATTCCTCTCAATTCCTATGTATCCTTGGACAAGCCGATCTATGATGAAGAGTCTGATCGAACGCTGCTGGATGTCATCTGTGGCTCGCGAGTATCCGATCCGGAGGAATTGATTATTAACCAAGAGGAATTCAGTGGTCTTGAGGACAAGATGGGCGAGATATTAAGCGATCTTGAACGCAAGGTACTCATGCTTTATTTAGACGGGCGTTCCTATCAGGAAATTGCTGTCGACTTAGACCGTCATGTGAAATCGATTGATAATGCGTTACAGCGCGTCAAGCGCAAGTTGGAGAAATACTTGGAAGTTCGCGACGCTTAA
- the nusG gene encoding transcription termination/antitermination protein NusG, which produces MEKRWYVVHTYSGYENKVKANLEKRVESMDMKDKIFRVLVPMEEELVNKDGKKKTVMRKVYPGYVLVEMIQTDDSWYVVRNTPGVTGFVGSTGSGSKPTALLPEEVDAILKHMGMEEPKPKIDFDLKETVRVKVGPFANFVGSVEEILVDKSKLKVHVNMFGRETPLELDYHQVEKL; this is translated from the coding sequence ATGGAAAAAAGATGGTACGTCGTACATACCTATTCCGGGTATGAGAACAAGGTGAAGGCCAACTTAGAAAAACGCGTCGAATCGATGGACATGAAGGACAAGATCTTTCGTGTGCTCGTTCCGATGGAAGAAGAGCTGGTAAACAAGGACGGTAAGAAGAAGACGGTTATGCGTAAGGTATACCCAGGCTACGTGCTGGTCGAAATGATCCAGACGGACGATTCCTGGTATGTCGTTCGCAACACCCCTGGCGTTACCGGCTTTGTTGGCTCGACAGGCTCCGGCTCTAAGCCGACAGCACTGCTTCCTGAAGAGGTAGACGCGATTCTCAAACACATGGGCATGGAAGAGCCGAAGCCGAAGATCGACTTCGATCTGAAGGAGACGGTCCGTGTCAAGGTGGGTCCTTTTGCGAACTTTGTCGGCTCCGTAGAAGAAATTCTTGTCGACAAAAGCAAGCTGAAGGTGCATGTCAATATGTTCGGAAGAGAAACGCCGCTGGAGCTTGACTACCATCAGGTAGAGAAGCTCTAA